In Malassezia vespertilionis chromosome 4, complete sequence, the DNA window gcgactcgagcgcaaCCAAATAGGCGCGGCGTCCGATCAGGTTCAGCTGTATATGCGTCTGGATGGCAAGAAAGACGAGCGTGTAGAGCGTCGTAAATgtgcgcgcaaacgacgTGTATTTAATTTCGTTCCAAAGCTGTAGTTTTTTCACGCGGCGGTCCtcctcttcgcgcgcaaagtctGATCCTTGGCCCGAGGACTGCGACGTTGCGGTGGGAAGTTTGGCTGAGTCGGAgatgggcggcggcggcgcttcggaGAGCCGGTCGAGgccagtgccgcgcacagcggcaGCCGGCATGCCCGAATCGTCGGTGATGCCAGATTCGGAGCTGTCTGGctgtgcttgtgcagccTGCGCCTCAGGGCCGCGCTCCTTCTCTTCCGTGGACGGCAACGGTTTCTTGCTctgccgctgcagctccttgcTGGTCGACTCTACGTCCATTGTCTTGAATATCTGAATAGAAATCGTAGGAAGCAATGCCATGATGGTAAAGCTGCAATCTTCCTGATTCTGAAGGAaccggcggcgcaggtTTTCACGCGCGACTctttcgcgcagcatccgcTCTTGCATCTCGTTGAACTTGGCGAGTGCAAACTGCACAAGCAAGTACAGTCCACCAACTACGCCGGTAGCGACGGCAATAAAATTCAACCCGCGACGGAgccatttgcgccgcgccaagggGGGGCCTACCATGCTGTGCCGAGCCAAGCGGCGTTGGGCGCCGAGTGCCCCAACCCTCGCTTAGTCATCGTATgacatgcgccgcgccggccgcagcgctgcttgcggacCATGAGCAGTGCAAGAGTGATTGACGCGTACGTGGGCAAATAGTGCTGACGGCTAGGCTCTTTGAGCGCACGGTCGATATTGTGCAGTCGCTGCCTCCGACAGGTGCGATCCAAACTTCCTACGAGGAGAAATTGGCGCTGTATGGCTTGTACAAGCAAGGTGCGTCGGCCGCACACTTACACCAGCGACCGAGGGCGACGTGACGACCAAGCGGCCGGGCATGTTTGATATGCTGGGACGCGCAAAATGGGACGCATGGGAGAACCAGCACGGGTATACGGAGCAGGATGCAAAGCAATTATATGTCGAGAACCTCTTGAAAattctgcgccgctttggcGACCGGCCGCAGGCCATCTCGCTCATGgccgagctggaagcgTACAGCGGggacattgccgagcaggtCATGGACGGTACACTTGCAGAGACCGCCTCTTTGCACTCTTCCAGCGTCGATCGCAGTACGCGCATGGAAGATGAGGTGCAGTCGTCGATTGCAGACGAGCTCGACCCGCTtcctgcacagcgcacgccacACCCACAACAAGTGAGCTCGGAAAACACGGCGAGCGGCTCGCACAGCCACGAAACGGTTACTGTCAGCGatatgccgcgcgcatttccgcagcaagcgccgcgccgcgtgccgAGACGAGCACAGAACGTAGAAAAGacgccgcctgcgccgcccgcgccgcaccgccaTCGCAGTGCACGGTATGGCGCGCGGTACATGCCTCCGACCTCGTCTGTGCACTCGGCCGCACAAGGGAGCGACCGCGGCTCGCGCTCGTTTGCGTCTGCGCAGCCCTCCTTGTACCGCGAGCAGAGCGTCGCGGGAACGAGCATTTCGCgctccgtgcgcagcggcccGATGGGTCGGTATGCAGGGAGTGTAGGCAGGTCGAGCGCAgggcatgcgccgccgcctgcagTGCCGCGTGTCCCGATCAGGGGACCAGGTGGAGAACAGCCAGAGCTTGAccagacgctgcgcgcgatccaATCGTCGCTTGTGACGCTCACGGCACG includes these proteins:
- a CDS encoding uncharacterized protein (TransMembrane:2 (i407-424o430-448i); COG:I; EggNog:ENOG503P460), producing MSSARVIDALFERTVDIVQSLPPTGAIQTSYEEKLALYGLYKQATEGDVTTKRPGMFDMLGRAKWDAWENQHGYTEQDAKQLYVENLLKILRRFGDRPQAISLMAELEAYSGDIAEQVMDGTLAETASLHSSSVDRSTRMEDEVQSSIADELDPLPAQRTPHPQQVSSENTASGSHSHETVTVSDMPRAFPQQAPRRVPRRAQNVEKTPPAPPAPHRHRSARYGARYMPPTSSVHSAAQGSDRGSRSFASAQPSLYREQSVAGTSISRSVRSGPMGRYAGSVGRSSAGHAPPPAVPRVPIRGPGGEQPELDQTLRAIQSSLVTLTARLEKAEDKMQAKPEHKDATVIAWRGTMRAATHTLYDLGTLLGIVGPRPQELAHAPSYDAWRAQGDGAPNPNRDRPHSLARLLLRAPFTFSTAVVSLLFRLMLDMTSLVLLATALMALVRRVSGRGDPLILLRLLGQASARLQFFQVAANRRVALRALLASAVVGGAVLETRGQMHR